A genome region from Archocentrus centrarchus isolate MPI-CPG fArcCen1 unplaced genomic scaffold, fArcCen1 scaffold_80_ctg1, whole genome shotgun sequence includes the following:
- the LOC115777834 gene encoding odorant receptor 131-2-like, with amino-acid sequence MNSTTVVYRDSLSTAIVKNLITVVLSVSIVYVNSTLVHTFKKHEVFNTNPRYILYIHLVINDILLLSLFTLIQVISYIMFTLHVPFCIILLLTVIICNLNNPLTLAVMAVECYVAICFPLQHPQICTVKNVTVVILVIWLLSSLVILPDLFTILVTESKDFFNSRVFCLRGSIFRHPELEKKKDASNIVLLVIVWLTLLYTYFRILFTAQTATANAKKARNTVLLHGFQLLLCMLTYVYDLMLNGLTNLFPKEVLTIRYTVSVFVQILPRLISPIVYGIRDKTFRKYLKRYLLYTPKANIHPQTTQTRPKQCY; translated from the exons ATGAATTCGACAACAGTGGTGTATCGGGACTCCTTAAGCACAGCTATTGTCAAGAATCTGATTACTGTGGTTCTCTCTGTCTCCATTGTCTATGTCAACAGTACTTTAGTGCACACATTCAAAAAACATGAG GTTTTCAACACAAATCCTCGTTATATCCTGTACATTCATCTGGTTATCAATGATATTCTCCTGCTGAGCCTGTTCACCCTCATTCAAGTTATCAGTTACATTATGTTCACTCTCCATGTCCCCTTTTGCATAATTTTGCTGTTGACAGTCATAATTTGCAATCTCAACAATCCACTGACACTCGCTGTAATGGCAGTAGAGTGTTATGTTGCTATATGCTTCCCTCTCCAGCACCCACAGATCTGTACAGTCAAAAATGTAACTGTTGTGATCCTAGTGATATGGCTGCTAAGTTCACTTGTAATTCTGCCAGATTTATTTACCATCTTGGTAACAGAATCCAAAGATTTCTTTAATTCCAGAGTTTTCTGTCTTAGAGGATCTATTTTCAGACATCCcgagctagaaaaaaaaaaggatgcatCCAACATTGTATTGCTGGTTATTGTTTGGCTCACACTTTTATATACATATTTCAGAATCCTTTTCACTGCACAGACAGCTACTGCAAATGCCAAGAAAGCAAGAAACACAGTGCTGCTCCATGgcttccagctgctgctgtgtatgCTCACCTACGTGTATGATTTAATGCTTAATGGTTTGACAAACTTGTTCCCAAAAGAAGTACTGACCATTCGCTACACAGTCTCAGTATTTGTTCAGATTCTGCCTCGACTCATCAGTCCAATTGTTTACGGGATACGAGATAAGACATTCAGAAAATACCTGAAAAGATACCTGTTATACACTCCAAAGGCAAACATTCATCCACAGACAACTCAGACAAGACCAAAGCAATGTTACTAG